The following coding sequences lie in one Arachis ipaensis cultivar K30076 chromosome B03, Araip1.1, whole genome shotgun sequence genomic window:
- the LOC107633385 gene encoding uncharacterized protein K02A2.6-like → MTLVTFLKVHLPTFQGSTNPVKADHWFQAIERALQAQHVPLNQYVEFAAYQLAGESQPWWQAECRLLQLQNADIPWEVFQMAFYKKYFPESAREAKDMELMQLKQGSMSVAEYTNKFEELCRFSRVCQGDSETYESWSCVKYQRGLKDNIMTAVAPMEIRVFSDLVNKARVVEEYAKTVVASKDTHEGSSSRGRSKYFHLRGQSFKRGGYAPQGQGGFRKNNQNQFQYARGRGNQSKSSPDFACNGCEYFHAYDSCKIGIGECFNCGLPGHIAKDCPRGRNQNAGQNQHQGRVFAVNAKDASKADPLMRAICLVGFKLENRYFVDDLICLPMVGLEMILGFDWLSKNRVLLDCFERTIRFMPEGENGAVVATGYCLNSVMVYCRGEECQGYILFAVNALGDAQNLDKIPVVRDFPEVFPEDIPEFPPQRKIEFEIELVPGAGPVSIAPYRMASIELAELKTQLEEILNKGFIRPSVSPWGAPVLLVKKKDGGMRLCVDYRQLNKVTVKNKYPLPRIDDLMDQLQGAGVFSKIDLRSGYHQIRVKEDDIPKTAFRTRYGHYEFVVMSFGLTNAPAVFMDYMNRVFRPFLDKFAVVFIDDILVYSKMVKEHEEHLRIVLQILKEQKLYAKLSKYEFWKEEVKFLGHVVSKGGIAVDPSSKVEAVMEWKRPMTMTEVRSFLGLAGYYRRFIEGFSRITLPMTKLTRKEVPFVWTSECEESFQTLKQRLTSAPVLILPEPHEPFEVYCDASLKVGDKRREEFTKDDEGLWRYKRRICIPDVGSLRQDLLSEAHNSGFSIHPGSTKMYYNLKKMFWWPGMKGDIATVVSKCLTYQKVKIEHQKPSGMLQPLEIPQ, encoded by the exons ATGACCTTGGTAACGTTTCTCAAGGTTCATCTACCAACTTTCCAAGGATCCACAAATCCTGTTAAAGCGGACCACTGGTTCCAGGCTATAGAGCGTGCTTTACAGGCGCAGCATGTTCCACTCAATCAATATGTAGAGTTTGCCGCTTATCAGCTAGCGGGAGAATCCCAACCCTGGTGGCAAGCTGAGTGTCGTTTGCTACAGCTTCAGAATGCCGACATTCCATGGGAGGTGTTCCAAATGGCTTTCTACAAAAAATACttccctgagtctgcaagggaagcgaaGGATATGGAGctaatgcagctgaagcaaggttccatgTCTGTGGCAGAGTACACTAACAAGTTCGAAGAGCTTTGTAGGTTTTCTCGGGTGTGTCAGGGTGACTCGGAGACTTACGAGAGCTGGAGCTGCGTTAAGTATCAGAGGGGTTTGAAGGACAACATTATGACTGCTGTGGCACCTATGGAGATCCGTGTCTTTTCTGACTTAGTGAATAAGGCTAGAGTAGTGGAAGAATATGCCAAGACCGTGGTGGCATCTAAGGACACTCATGAAGGGAGTTCTAGTCGTGGGCGTAGCAAGTACTTCCATCTGAGAGGACAAAGTTTCAAGAGAGGAGGATATGCACCTCAAGGCCAAGGGGGCTTCAGAAAGAACAATCAGAATCAGTTTCAGTATGCTAGGGGAagaggaaatcagagtaagaGTTCTCCGGATTTTGCTTGTAATGGTTGTGAATATTTTCACGCTTATGACTCATGCAAGATTGGTATAGGTGAGTGCTTCAACTGTGGGTTGCCTGGCCACATTGCAAAGGACTGCCCTCGTGGGAGGAATCAGAATGCGGGCCAGAATCAGCATCAAGGTCGAGTCTTTGCTGTGAATGCCAAGGATGCTTCTAAGGCGGATCCGTTGATGAGAGCTATATGTCTAGTTG gtttcaagcttgagAATAGATATTTTGTGGATGATTTGATCTGTTTACCAATGGTGGGACTTGaaatgattttggggtttgattggttgtcaaAGAATCGGGTTTTGTTGGATTGTTTTGAACGGACAATTCGGTTTATGCCGGAAGGAGAAAATGGAGCAGTGGTAGCTACAGGGTATTGCTTGAACTCTGTAATGGTGTATTGTAGAGGGGAggagtgtcagggttatattcTGTTTGCTGTGAATGCGTTGGGTGATGCCCAGAACTTAGATAAGATACCGGTAGTTAGAGATTTTCCAGAAGTGTTCCCGGAAGATATCCCTGAGTTTCCACCTCAAAGGAAAATTGAATTTGAGATCGAATTGGTGCCAGGAGCTGGACCAGTGTCGATTGCACCGTATAGAATGGCTTCGATAGAGCTGGCAGAgttaaagactcagttggaagagaTTTTGAACAAGGGGTTCATTCGGCCGAGTGTATcaccgtggggagcgccagttttattggtgaagaagaaagatggaggaaTGCGTTTGTGTGTAGATTATAGACAGTTGAATAAAGTGACTGTGAAGAATAAGTATCCGCtaccaaggatagatgacttaatggatcaattgcaaggagctggagtgttttccaagattgatttgagatctggttaccatcagataagggtgaaggaGGATGATATTCCTAAGACTGCGTTTAGGACacgctatggacactacgagtttgtggtaatgtcctttgggttaacgaatgcacctgctgttttcatggattacatgaacagagtctttcgtccctttttggacaaatttgcggtggttttcatagatgatatcttagtttattctaaAATGGTGAAAGAGCATGAGGAGcacttgaggattgtgttgcaaatTCTGAAGGAGCAGAAGTTGTATGCTAAGTTGTCAAAGTACGAGTTCTGGAAGGAGGAAGTAAAGTTCTTAGGCCACGTGGTGAGTAAAGGAGGAATAGCTGTAGATCCTTCTTCTAAGGTagaagcggtgatggaatggAAAAGACCGATGACTATGACGGAAGTCAGGAGCTTTTTGGGTTTAGCCGGATATTACCGGAGATTTATCGAAGGATTTTCCCGGATTACGCTACCAATGACAAAGCTGACAAGGAAAGAAGTGCCATTCGTGTGGACATCAGAGTGTGAAGAGAGTTTTCAGACTTTAAAGCAGAGAttaacttcagcacctgtttTGATCTTGCCGGAACCgcatgaaccgtttgaagtgtacTGTGACGCTTCcttgaagg TTGGTGATAAGAGGCGTGAAGAATTCACTAAGGATGATGAAGGGTTATGGAGATACAAGAGAAGAATTTGCATACCGGATGTTGGGAGTTTGAGACAAGATTTATTGTCGGAGGCTCACAATAGTGGGTTTTCCATTCATCCCGGAAGCACGAAGATGTattataatttaaagaaaatgttctggtggccggggaTGAAGGGTGATATAGCAACAGTAGTATCCAAATGTTTGACTTACCAGAAGGTAAAGATAGAGCACCAAAAACCGTCAGGAATGCTACaaccacttgagattcctcagtga